A region of Pyxidicoccus parkwaysis DNA encodes the following proteins:
- a CDS encoding Isoquinoline 1-oxidoreductase subunit, producing MASLLVLLTVGGCRREPDAGAAPKAALPEVAPNALRSLQDFAAIESPAERSKALFLEASRVLLHPRCANCHPSGDVPLQGMDGQPHYPPVVRGPEDKGAVGLECTSCHQDRNLAHARVPGAPNWHLAPKEMAWVGKSPRHICEQMKDPARNGGKTLAQIVEHNAHDELVAWGWKPGADRVPAPGTQEQFGAIIAAWVETGAECPNEEARP from the coding sequence ATGGCTTCGCTGCTCGTCCTCCTGACGGTGGGAGGGTGTCGGCGAGAGCCCGATGCGGGCGCTGCCCCGAAGGCCGCGCTTCCCGAGGTTGCCCCCAACGCGCTGCGGAGCCTTCAGGATTTCGCGGCCATCGAATCCCCGGCGGAGCGCTCGAAGGCGCTCTTCCTCGAAGCAAGCCGTGTCTTGCTACACCCGCGCTGCGCCAACTGCCACCCCAGCGGGGACGTGCCCCTCCAGGGAATGGACGGGCAGCCGCACTACCCGCCGGTGGTGCGCGGGCCGGAGGACAAGGGCGCCGTCGGCCTGGAGTGCACGAGCTGCCACCAGGACCGGAACCTGGCGCACGCGCGCGTGCCCGGCGCGCCGAACTGGCACCTGGCGCCGAAGGAGATGGCGTGGGTGGGCAAGAGCCCGCGCCACATCTGCGAGCAGATGAAGGACCCGGCGCGCAACGGCGGCAAGACGCTGGCTCAAATCGTCGAGCACAACGCCCACGACGAGCTGGTGGCCTGGGGCTGGAAGCCCGGGGCGGACCGCGTGCCCGCGCCCGGCACGCAGGAGCAGTTCGGCGCCATCATCGCCGCATGGGTGGAGACGGGCGCGGAGTGCCCGAACGAGGAGGCACGGCCATGA
- a CDS encoding cobalamin B12-binding domain-containing protein, with amino-acid sequence MSSHTQLPSPDIIADALLVGNSGTVLEAVHHYMDEGGPAFLVDMLARPVMQVVGERWAGGITTVAEEHAATELMRELLTQLLPGLGWHQGGPRAVIACTPGERHLLGARLVAQVLAIDGWHVRFLGADTPAKDLAIFVAREQPVFVGLSCSMPEHVPDARLTLELMHRTTPGIPIVAGGRVADSLMPDEEGAWSVLRSAGELLDLTRGDVGRHHLSR; translated from the coding sequence GTGTCGTCTCATACACAGTTGCCTTCGCCCGACATCATCGCGGACGCGCTCCTCGTCGGGAACAGCGGGACGGTGCTCGAAGCGGTGCACCACTACATGGATGAGGGCGGGCCCGCGTTCCTCGTGGACATGCTGGCGCGGCCCGTCATGCAGGTGGTGGGCGAGCGCTGGGCCGGAGGAATCACCACGGTGGCGGAGGAGCACGCCGCCACGGAGCTGATGCGCGAGCTGCTGACGCAGCTGCTGCCCGGCCTCGGCTGGCACCAGGGCGGGCCTCGCGCCGTCATCGCCTGCACGCCCGGCGAGCGCCATCTGCTCGGGGCGCGGCTCGTCGCGCAGGTGCTGGCAATCGACGGCTGGCACGTGCGCTTCCTCGGCGCGGACACCCCGGCGAAGGACCTCGCCATCTTCGTCGCTCGCGAGCAGCCCGTCTTCGTCGGGCTCTCCTGCTCCATGCCGGAGCACGTGCCGGACGCGCGCCTCACGCTGGAGCTGATGCACCGCACGACGCCGGGCATCCCCATCGTGGCGGGAGGCCGCGTGGCCGACAGTCTGATGCCTGATGAGGAGGGCGCCTGGTCCGTGCTCCGCTCCGCCGGGGAGCTGCTGGACCTGACGCGCGGAGACGTGGGCAGGCACCACCTCTCCCGCTGA
- a CDS encoding PAS domain-containing protein: MLGHGAGLTDREPIEGISSEQSRLFLEAMVASAPVGLAFVDLDLRFIHINETLADINGLPRHAHLGRKVRDVVPELWPAIEAHYRQVMETGRPALNLEIHGPTHKDGGATDRHYRVNYYPVRDSNGSLQGIGITVVETTQSELSERALRMSEQRYRSLVESMSQTVWTTNSRGEVVEPAPRWLVFTGQSLGGHLGLGWLAAIHPSDRTRFVAEWSSALEKKQPYRGEARLRRHDGRYRDTIIRSVPVFDDRGFVREWISTAEDITEHKHAEASLRRTTQALRESDERYRTFVGQSTEGIWRLEVQPPIDTRLPEDAQVQALLEQTTVAEANEMMARMTGFASAPEMLGIRLGEMLARLTLDADHVEKAFRPFIRNGYRNENVETRIVDGSGVERVRMANVLGVVERGMLVRIWGTQRDVTEQVRAKEALEQSREIVRMREHQLRAITDALPALVAYIDRDERYVFCNRAFETWFGLEPEGLVGQHVRMVAGELGYAHLKDWMRKALAGETVSYESALTPRDGRLRHVQSTYVPTHTPQGAVKGFVALVNDITDRKRAEAEVEVQRARLHDTLMNVPASIAILNGPDLVFTLVNPIYRAFAQGVDLTGQSLVDMTRRSGTGDDYCRQLKQVYETGRPFFMKETLARVDRGDGVREDRFFHIAYVPLRDADGRVDSVMSYSIEVTDQVRARQKAEELAAHLTNQQQWLESVLDLIPTAFLLIEPDTGRVLFANQAAHRMAGGRFPLGVRTEGYANVYHLTDEQGRPVPPEQSPAGRAARGERLKQAPVVWHTAAGTFSLLTDSELMPAAHGHPATAVLALQDVTQLKRTEAQLQESVRLRDEFLTVASHELKTPLTPLQIKLQGLAREALADVPNERLRERVRTTAESASWQVRKLTALINDLLDVTQLTGETPSLQRDVTDLSAVLREVAEQFRTQSAQAGCDVLVEAPAPVVGWWDRHRLAQVARGLLSNAIKYGPGRPVVLRVERWGDKARFTVRDEGIGIAPENLSRIFEKFGRAVSTRNYGGLGLGLFISRRIVEAHQGTIHAESRQGEGTTFVVELPLNLERRPPGAARH; the protein is encoded by the coding sequence GTGCTGGGACATGGCGCGGGCTTGACGGACAGGGAACCCATCGAGGGCATCTCCTCGGAACAGTCCCGGCTGTTCCTCGAGGCGATGGTGGCGAGCGCCCCTGTCGGCCTGGCCTTCGTGGACCTGGACCTGCGCTTCATCCACATCAACGAGACCCTGGCCGACATCAACGGGCTGCCTCGCCACGCCCACCTGGGCCGCAAGGTGCGCGACGTCGTCCCCGAGTTGTGGCCCGCCATCGAGGCTCACTACCGGCAGGTCATGGAGACGGGGCGGCCGGCCCTCAACCTGGAGATCCACGGCCCCACGCACAAGGACGGCGGCGCCACGGACCGCCACTACCGCGTCAACTACTACCCCGTGCGCGACTCGAACGGCTCCCTGCAGGGCATCGGCATCACCGTGGTGGAGACGACGCAGTCGGAGCTCTCGGAGCGGGCGCTGCGCATGAGCGAGCAGCGCTACCGCTCGCTGGTCGAGTCCATGTCGCAGACGGTATGGACCACCAACAGCCGCGGCGAGGTGGTGGAGCCGGCCCCCCGCTGGCTCGTCTTCACGGGGCAGAGCCTGGGCGGCCACCTGGGCCTGGGCTGGCTCGCCGCCATCCATCCGAGCGACCGGACGCGCTTCGTGGCGGAGTGGTCCTCGGCGCTGGAGAAGAAGCAGCCGTACCGCGGCGAGGCGCGGCTGCGGCGCCACGACGGCAGGTACCGCGACACCATCATCCGCAGCGTCCCCGTGTTCGATGACCGGGGCTTCGTCCGCGAGTGGATTTCCACCGCCGAGGACATCACCGAGCACAAGCACGCCGAGGCCTCGCTGCGACGCACCACCCAGGCCCTCCGGGAGAGCGACGAGCGCTACCGCACCTTCGTGGGCCAGAGCACCGAGGGCATCTGGCGGCTGGAAGTCCAGCCGCCCATCGACACCCGCCTGCCCGAGGACGCGCAGGTACAGGCGCTCCTGGAGCAGACCACCGTCGCCGAGGCGAACGAGATGATGGCGCGCATGACGGGCTTCGCCTCCGCGCCGGAGATGCTGGGCATCCGGCTGGGGGAGATGCTGGCCCGGCTCACGCTCGACGCGGACCATGTCGAAAAGGCCTTCCGGCCCTTCATCCGCAATGGCTACCGGAACGAGAACGTGGAGACGCGCATCGTGGATGGCAGCGGCGTGGAGCGCGTGCGGATGGCGAACGTCCTCGGCGTGGTGGAACGCGGCATGCTGGTGCGCATCTGGGGCACGCAGCGCGACGTGACGGAGCAGGTGCGCGCGAAGGAGGCCCTGGAGCAGAGCCGCGAAATCGTGCGCATGCGGGAGCACCAGCTGCGCGCCATCACCGACGCGCTCCCCGCCCTGGTGGCCTATATCGACCGGGACGAGCGCTACGTCTTCTGCAACCGGGCCTTCGAGACGTGGTTCGGCCTCGAGCCCGAGGGACTGGTCGGCCAGCACGTGCGCATGGTGGCCGGGGAACTGGGCTACGCGCACCTGAAGGACTGGATGCGCAAGGCCCTGGCGGGGGAGACGGTCAGCTACGAGAGCGCGCTGACCCCGCGGGACGGGCGGCTGCGGCACGTGCAGTCCACCTACGTCCCCACGCACACGCCCCAGGGCGCGGTGAAGGGCTTCGTTGCCCTCGTGAATGACATCACCGACCGCAAGCGGGCGGAGGCAGAGGTGGAAGTCCAACGCGCGCGCCTCCACGACACGCTGATGAACGTCCCGGCCTCCATCGCCATCCTGAACGGCCCCGACCTGGTGTTCACCCTGGTCAACCCCATCTACCGGGCGTTCGCCCAGGGCGTGGACCTCACCGGCCAGTCGCTGGTGGACATGACCCGGCGCAGCGGAACGGGCGACGATTACTGCCGACAGCTCAAGCAGGTCTACGAGACGGGACGGCCCTTCTTCATGAAGGAGACCCTCGCCCGCGTCGACCGGGGAGACGGCGTGCGGGAGGACCGCTTCTTCCACATCGCCTACGTGCCGCTGCGCGACGCCGACGGGCGGGTGGACTCCGTCATGTCCTACTCCATCGAAGTCACGGACCAGGTCCGGGCCCGGCAGAAGGCGGAGGAGCTGGCGGCGCACCTGACCAACCAGCAGCAGTGGCTGGAGTCGGTCCTCGACCTCATCCCCACCGCCTTCCTGCTGATTGAGCCGGACACCGGGCGCGTCCTCTTCGCGAACCAGGCGGCCCACCGGATGGCGGGAGGACGCTTCCCCCTCGGCGTGCGCACGGAGGGCTACGCGAACGTGTACCACCTCACCGACGAGCAGGGACGGCCCGTTCCACCCGAGCAGAGCCCCGCGGGCCGGGCCGCGCGCGGCGAGCGTCTCAAGCAGGCGCCCGTGGTGTGGCACACGGCTGCGGGGACCTTCTCGCTCCTCACGGACTCGGAGCTGATGCCGGCGGCGCACGGCCACCCGGCCACCGCGGTGCTCGCCCTCCAGGACGTGACGCAGCTCAAGCGGACCGAGGCCCAGCTCCAGGAGTCCGTGCGGCTGCGCGACGAGTTCCTCACCGTGGCCTCGCACGAGTTGAAGACGCCGCTCACGCCGCTCCAAATCAAGCTCCAGGGCCTGGCGCGCGAGGCCCTCGCGGACGTGCCCAACGAGCGGCTCCGCGAGCGCGTGCGCACCACGGCGGAGAGCGCCTCCTGGCAGGTCCGCAAGCTCACCGCGCTCATCAACGACCTGCTGGACGTCACGCAGCTCACCGGCGAGACGCCGTCGCTCCAGCGCGACGTCACGGACCTGTCCGCCGTCCTGCGCGAGGTGGCGGAGCAGTTCCGCACGCAGAGCGCGCAGGCCGGATGCGACGTCCTCGTGGAGGCGCCCGCGCCGGTGGTGGGCTGGTGGGACCGGCACCGGCTGGCGCAGGTGGCGCGGGGCCTGCTGTCCAACGCCATCAAGTACGGACCCGGCCGGCCCGTGGTGCTGCGGGTGGAGCGGTGGGGCGACAAGGCCCGCTTCACCGTGCGCGACGAGGGCATCGGCATCGCCCCGGAGAACCTGTCGCGCATCTTCGAGAAGTTCGGCCGCGCCGTCTCCACGCGCAACTACGGCGGCCTGGGCCTGGGCCTCTTCATCAGCCGCCGCATCGTGGAGGCGCACCAGGGCACCATCCACGCGGAGAGCCGGCAGGGCGAGGGGACCACCTTCGTCGTGGAGCTGCCGCTCAACCTGGAGCGGCGCCCCCCGGGCGCGGCGAGGCACTGA
- a CDS encoding (2Fe-2S)-binding protein encodes MTIRVRVNGVEKELEVDPEMPLLWALRDVLGLTGTKYGCGQALCGACTVHLDGQTVRACVTPVRRAEGKSVTTIEGLSPDGNHPLQKAWCELGVPQCGFCQSGQIMTAAALLAKKPKPTDADIDQSLAGNLCRCGTYTRIRSAVKKAAGIPEEG; translated from the coding sequence ATGACGATTCGCGTCCGCGTCAACGGTGTGGAGAAGGAGCTCGAGGTCGACCCGGAGATGCCGCTGCTCTGGGCGCTGCGCGACGTGCTCGGCCTGACGGGCACGAAGTACGGCTGCGGCCAGGCGCTGTGCGGCGCGTGCACCGTCCACCTGGACGGCCAGACGGTGCGCGCGTGCGTGACGCCGGTGCGCCGCGCGGAAGGCAAGTCGGTGACGACGATTGAGGGCCTGTCGCCGGACGGCAACCACCCGCTGCAGAAGGCCTGGTGCGAGCTGGGCGTCCCGCAGTGTGGCTTCTGCCAGTCGGGTCAAATCATGACCGCGGCGGCGCTGCTGGCGAAGAAGCCGAAGCCCACGGACGCGGACATCGACCAGTCGCTCGCCGGCAACCTGTGCCGGTGCGGCACGTACACGCGCATCCGCTCGGCCGTGAAGAAGGCCGCGGGCATTCCCGAGGAAGGGTGA
- a CDS encoding xanthine dehydrogenase family protein molybdopterin-binding subunit — MTQRLQKISRRSFLEGLNLAVGGLALGLFSADALAAEPAARKGGKKSGSPAIADGTPGLTPNAFVHVAPDGRVSIVCHRSEMGQGIRSSLPVLIADELGADMAHVRILQADGDKVYGDQNTDGSSSVRGIYDDMRRAGATARTMLVAVAAKRWKVKPEDCEARNHAVFHRDGKRSLGFGELANEAAKLPVPDPKSVKLRPRTELKNVGGPLPLLDAPAYVNGSAVFGADVTLPGMLVAMIARPPVVGGRVVKFDATKALAVPGVKRVVELPAPQKPYIYQQWGGVAVLAENTWAAMKGRAALDITWEHGENASYDSKQYREALAASVRAPGTVARNVGDVDKALAGAARVVEAEYYIPHLPHSAMEPLVALARVDGDTCEVWAPTQNPQDAQEVAGGILKIPPEKVKVHVTFLGGAFGRKSKADFIAEAVWLAREAGAPVRVQWAREDDMRHDYYHSVSMQRLSAGLDADGKVVAWRHRTAFPPIASTFSPASRPSPRDLKQGVTDLALAVPNVRAETCEAPAHVRIGWLRSVYNIFHAFSVNSFMDELAHARGVDSRDLRLELLGPPRVVTLAELGVRELDNYGQSFEQHPIDTGRMRRVVERVTALSRWDSRKQDGRALGLAAHKSFLSYAAVVASVVKDAAGRLRVDEAWVVVDAGTVINPDRVRSQMEGAVIFGMSIALHGEISMKDGAVEQSNFRDFKLVRIHEAPRKIHVEIVESDGPPGGIGEPGVPPVAPAIANAVFALTGTRVRELPLSRTLPVV, encoded by the coding sequence ATGACGCAGCGACTCCAGAAGATTTCGCGGCGCTCCTTCCTCGAAGGGCTGAACCTGGCGGTGGGCGGGCTCGCGCTGGGCCTCTTCTCCGCGGACGCGCTCGCGGCCGAGCCCGCCGCTCGCAAGGGCGGAAAGAAGTCGGGCTCTCCGGCCATCGCGGACGGCACGCCGGGCCTGACTCCCAACGCCTTCGTCCACGTGGCCCCGGACGGGCGCGTCTCCATCGTCTGCCACCGCTCGGAGATGGGGCAGGGCATCCGCAGCTCGCTGCCGGTGCTCATCGCCGACGAATTGGGCGCGGACATGGCGCACGTGCGCATCCTCCAGGCGGACGGCGACAAGGTTTACGGAGACCAGAACACCGACGGCTCCAGCAGCGTGCGCGGCATCTACGACGACATGCGCCGCGCCGGTGCCACCGCGCGCACCATGCTGGTGGCCGTCGCCGCGAAGCGCTGGAAGGTGAAGCCCGAGGACTGCGAGGCGAGGAACCACGCCGTCTTCCACCGCGACGGCAAGCGCTCGCTGGGCTTCGGCGAGCTGGCGAACGAGGCGGCGAAGCTTCCCGTCCCCGACCCGAAGTCCGTCAAGCTGCGGCCCAGGACCGAGTTGAAGAACGTGGGCGGGCCGCTGCCGCTCCTGGACGCGCCCGCGTACGTCAACGGCTCCGCCGTCTTCGGGGCCGACGTGACGCTGCCGGGCATGCTGGTGGCGATGATTGCGCGGCCCCCCGTCGTGGGTGGCCGGGTGGTGAAGTTCGACGCGACGAAGGCGCTGGCCGTCCCGGGCGTGAAGCGCGTCGTGGAGTTGCCCGCGCCGCAGAAGCCCTACATCTACCAGCAGTGGGGCGGGGTGGCGGTGCTGGCGGAGAACACCTGGGCGGCGATGAAGGGCCGCGCGGCGCTCGACATCACCTGGGAGCATGGGGAGAACGCGTCGTACGACTCGAAGCAGTACCGCGAGGCGCTGGCCGCGTCGGTGCGCGCGCCGGGCACCGTGGCCCGCAACGTGGGTGACGTGGACAAGGCGCTGGCCGGCGCCGCGCGCGTCGTGGAGGCCGAGTACTACATTCCCCACCTGCCGCACTCGGCCATGGAGCCGCTCGTCGCGCTGGCCCGCGTGGACGGCGACACGTGCGAGGTGTGGGCGCCCACGCAGAACCCGCAGGACGCGCAGGAGGTGGCCGGCGGCATCCTGAAGATTCCGCCGGAGAAGGTGAAGGTGCACGTCACCTTCCTCGGCGGCGCCTTCGGCCGGAAGTCGAAGGCGGACTTCATCGCCGAGGCGGTGTGGCTGGCGCGCGAGGCGGGCGCTCCGGTGCGCGTGCAGTGGGCGCGCGAGGACGACATGCGCCACGACTACTACCACTCGGTCAGCATGCAGCGGCTGAGCGCGGGCCTGGACGCGGACGGCAAGGTGGTGGCGTGGCGCCACCGCACGGCCTTCCCGCCCATCGCCTCCACCTTCTCGCCCGCGAGCCGGCCCAGCCCGCGTGATTTGAAGCAGGGCGTGACGGACCTGGCGCTCGCCGTGCCCAACGTCCGTGCCGAGACGTGCGAGGCCCCGGCCCACGTGCGCATCGGCTGGCTTCGCTCCGTGTACAACATCTTCCACGCGTTCTCGGTCAACTCGTTCATGGACGAGCTGGCGCATGCGCGCGGCGTGGACTCGCGCGACCTGCGCCTGGAGTTGCTGGGGCCGCCGCGCGTGGTGACGCTGGCGGAGCTGGGCGTGCGCGAGCTGGACAACTACGGCCAGTCCTTCGAGCAGCACCCCATCGACACGGGGCGCATGCGGCGCGTGGTGGAGCGGGTGACGGCGCTGTCGCGCTGGGACTCGCGCAAGCAGGACGGCCGCGCGCTGGGGCTCGCCGCGCACAAGAGCTTCCTGTCCTACGCGGCCGTCGTCGCCTCGGTGGTGAAGGACGCGGCCGGCAGGCTCCGCGTCGACGAGGCGTGGGTGGTGGTGGATGCCGGCACGGTCATCAATCCGGACCGCGTCCGCTCGCAGATGGAGGGCGCGGTCATCTTCGGGATGAGCATTGCCCTGCACGGCGAAATCAGCATGAAGGACGGCGCGGTGGAGCAGTCCAACTTCCGCGACTTCAAGCTGGTGCGCATCCATGAGGCGCCCCGGAAGATTCACGTCGAAATCGTGGAGAGCGACGGCCCGCCGGGCGGCATCGGCGAGCCGGGCGTGCCTCCCGTGGCGCCGGCCATCGCCAACGCCGTCTTCGCGCTCACCGGCACCCGCGTGCGCGAGCTGCCCCTGTCGCGCACGCTCCCGGTGGTGTGA
- a CDS encoding M28 family metallopeptidase gives MSRSRLSRSFAVLSLALATPMLAGADEAAPPAQHEREASLLVGAMLGGTPMLEDLRSLVDEVGGRATGSDANRRSVEWALERFKAAGVPARAEPFRMPGLWLERSASATVQGTGVRFSPRVAAMPFSAPTTKGGFKAPLVDLRRGTEADFKQVGAKARGAFLLVETEELRDVDGLFREYNEATDIESRAFAAGAAGVVYMGSRPGNQLYRHNVSVGLKNTRPMMVMERDGAKRALRLLRAGTPLTLTAMLDLQTGGPYESRNVIGEIRGTTRPDEVVIVGAHLDSWDLGGGALDNGANVAMLIDVARQMQKLGLKPARTIRFALWNGEEQGMQGSAGYVRTHSSELDAHAMALSVDIGCGRITGFFTNGRPPLVPLVDNALTPVAGLGPFTQVDAPVVGTDNFDFMLHGVANLIANQESATYGPNYHARSDEYEQCDARTLRGNAAVVGALTWSFANMEERLPRQSRAEVESLINTTDLGQQMKSFDVWDEWAAGTRGRAPEPKAAPATR, from the coding sequence ATGTCCCGCTCCCGCTTGTCGCGCAGCTTCGCCGTGCTGTCCCTCGCATTGGCCACGCCGATGCTCGCGGGGGCCGATGAGGCCGCTCCTCCCGCGCAGCACGAGCGCGAGGCCTCGTTGCTCGTTGGCGCGATGCTCGGCGGGACGCCGATGCTGGAGGACCTGCGCTCGCTGGTGGACGAGGTGGGTGGCCGCGCCACCGGCTCGGATGCCAACCGTCGCTCCGTGGAGTGGGCGCTGGAGCGCTTCAAGGCCGCCGGTGTACCTGCGCGCGCCGAGCCCTTCCGCATGCCCGGGCTCTGGCTGGAGCGCAGCGCCTCCGCCACCGTGCAGGGCACGGGCGTGCGCTTCTCCCCGCGCGTGGCCGCGATGCCGTTCTCCGCGCCCACGACGAAGGGCGGCTTCAAGGCGCCGCTGGTGGACTTGCGGCGCGGCACGGAGGCGGACTTCAAGCAGGTGGGGGCGAAGGCCCGCGGCGCGTTCCTCCTCGTGGAGACGGAGGAGCTGCGCGACGTGGACGGCCTGTTCCGCGAGTACAACGAGGCGACGGACATCGAGTCCCGCGCGTTCGCCGCGGGCGCGGCCGGCGTCGTCTACATGGGCAGCCGCCCTGGCAACCAGCTCTACCGGCACAACGTCTCCGTGGGCCTGAAGAACACCCGGCCCATGATGGTGATGGAGCGCGACGGCGCGAAGCGCGCGCTGCGCCTGTTGCGCGCGGGCACGCCGCTCACGCTCACCGCCATGCTGGACCTGCAGACGGGCGGCCCCTACGAGTCGCGGAACGTCATCGGCGAGATTCGCGGCACCACGCGCCCGGACGAGGTCGTCATCGTGGGTGCGCACCTGGACAGCTGGGATTTGGGCGGTGGCGCGCTGGACAACGGCGCCAACGTGGCAATGCTCATCGACGTCGCGCGGCAGATGCAGAAGCTGGGGCTCAAGCCCGCGCGCACCATCCGCTTCGCGCTGTGGAACGGCGAGGAGCAGGGGATGCAGGGCTCCGCGGGCTACGTGCGCACGCACTCGTCGGAGCTGGACGCGCATGCGATGGCGCTCTCGGTGGACATCGGCTGCGGCCGCATCACCGGCTTCTTCACCAACGGGCGGCCGCCGCTGGTGCCGCTGGTGGACAATGCGCTGACGCCGGTGGCGGGGCTGGGGCCCTTCACGCAGGTGGACGCGCCGGTGGTGGGCACCGACAACTTCGACTTCATGCTGCACGGCGTGGCCAACCTCATCGCCAACCAGGAGTCGGCCACGTACGGGCCCAACTACCATGCGCGCTCGGACGAGTATGAGCAGTGCGACGCGCGCACGCTGCGCGGCAACGCGGCCGTGGTGGGCGCGCTCACCTGGAGCTTCGCGAACATGGAGGAGCGGCTGCCCCGGCAGAGCCGCGCCGAGGTGGAGTCCCTCATCAACACCACGGACCTGGGCCAGCAGATGAAGTCCTTCGACGTCTGGGACGAGTGGGCCGCCGGCACCCGTGGCCGCGCCCCCGAGCCGAAGGCCGCGCCCGCCACGCGCTGA